A window of Brachybacterium fresconis contains these coding sequences:
- a CDS encoding LacI family DNA-binding transcriptional regulator: MKTGRIGMPAPRSMWEASSEQFHTLVLRGLEETAIAAGHGVLSEVVDTPQAELAVIRSWAEERRVDVVVLKDLRRDDPRPSVLRAAGVPFVLAGDVRQSGADAAVLTDNSGATRKLLTDLVALGHRRIGHVGGPGSLLHTQWRQEAYDDFVAERDLPALHLEGDYSADSGSRAAATLLARDEPPTVLVFDNDAMAIGGAARARQLGLDVPGDVSLVSWDDSLACQVCDPPLAVLGHRAHQLGMDLGRAATAVLAGTADGMRLVQELPDITPRGSLARAPA; encoded by the coding sequence ATGAAGACGGGACGGATCGGCATGCCGGCGCCGCGGTCGATGTGGGAGGCGAGCTCCGAGCAGTTCCACACGCTGGTGCTGCGCGGACTCGAGGAGACCGCGATCGCCGCCGGCCATGGCGTGCTCAGCGAGGTGGTCGACACCCCGCAGGCGGAGCTCGCGGTGATCCGCAGCTGGGCCGAGGAGCGCCGCGTCGACGTGGTGGTGCTCAAGGACCTACGGCGCGACGACCCGCGCCCCTCGGTCCTGCGGGCGGCGGGCGTGCCCTTCGTGCTCGCCGGCGACGTCCGCCAGAGCGGGGCCGACGCGGCGGTGCTGACCGACAACTCCGGGGCGACCCGGAAGCTGCTGACCGATCTGGTCGCGCTCGGCCACCGCCGCATCGGGCATGTCGGGGGCCCGGGGAGCCTGCTGCACACCCAATGGCGTCAGGAGGCCTACGACGACTTCGTCGCCGAGCGCGACCTGCCCGCGCTGCACCTCGAGGGCGACTACAGCGCGGACAGCGGGTCCCGAGCCGCTGCCACCCTGCTGGCCCGGGACGAGCCCCCGACGGTGCTGGTCTTCGACAACGACGCCATGGCCATCGGTGGAGCCGCCAGAGCGCGGCAGCTGGGCCTGGACGTCCCGGGGGACGTCTCCCTGGTGTCCTGGGACGATTCGCTGGCCTGTCAGGTCTGCGATCCGCCGCTGGCCGTCCTCGGGCACCGCGCCCACCAGCTCGGCATGGACCTGGGCAGGGCGGCCACGGCCGTGCTCGCGGGAACGGCCGACGGGATGCGCCTGGTCCAGGAGCTGCCCGACATCACCCCCCGGGGTTCGCTGGCGCGCGCCCCCGCCTGA
- a CDS encoding universal stress protein yields MNVSRSIVVGYDDTTASTAAVRWAADLARGSDIGLRIVHAWTWPLLGSGMAGVPVIDSAGPRNQALRLLDDVAEDVAAKTPDVIVHTELIPGSPRDVLDEVSQNTDLLVVGTRGLGAVLGTLLGSVSRGLLHDAGCPVAVIRSEHHRAGPVLVAYDGSDAGWEAVDVSADLAATWGSILRVVHVQDDGHAPYANNLEAWSGGTRSRTLLDRAAERARSRHPELTVETRMLEGRSAAEGLLSAAAGARILVMGHRGLSRGPFGSTAHATVLHATGNILVVRRPAAE; encoded by the coding sequence ATGAACGTCTCGCGGAGCATCGTGGTGGGCTACGACGACACCACGGCATCGACGGCCGCCGTGCGCTGGGCGGCGGATCTCGCTCGCGGCTCCGACATCGGGCTGCGGATCGTGCACGCCTGGACGTGGCCTCTGCTGGGCAGCGGCATGGCCGGCGTCCCGGTGATCGATTCGGCCGGGCCCCGCAACCAGGCGCTGCGCCTGCTGGACGACGTCGCCGAGGACGTCGCGGCGAAGACTCCCGACGTCATCGTGCATACAGAACTGATCCCGGGCAGCCCTCGGGACGTCCTCGACGAGGTCTCGCAGAACACTGATCTGCTGGTGGTCGGAACCCGAGGCCTCGGCGCCGTCCTGGGCACTCTGCTGGGATCCGTCAGCCGGGGACTGCTGCATGATGCGGGCTGCCCGGTCGCCGTGATCCGCTCCGAGCACCATCGCGCGGGCCCGGTGCTGGTCGCCTATGACGGGTCGGATGCCGGGTGGGAGGCCGTCGACGTCTCCGCAGATCTCGCCGCCACCTGGGGGAGCATCCTCCGGGTCGTCCACGTCCAGGACGATGGACATGCTCCCTATGCCAACAACCTCGAGGCCTGGAGCGGGGGGACCCGTTCGCGGACCCTGCTCGACCGGGCGGCGGAGCGTGCCCGGTCCCGGCACCCGGAGCTCACCGTGGAGACACGGATGCTCGAAGGTCGTTCTGCCGCAGAGGGCCTGCTCTCCGCCGCAGCCGGTGCCCGCATCCTGGTGATGGGCCATCGTGGGCTGAGCCGAGGACCTTTCGGCTCGACCGCCCATGCCACGGTCCTGCACGCGACGGGGAACATCCTCGTCGTCCGCCGCCCCGCTGCGGAGTGA
- a CDS encoding MFS transporter has product MSSCTPETATIDEHGTSVPTPSGPGRHPVVTALALSAGTAALVGAEFIPAGVLPGMAEDLAVSEGRAGLTVAATALAGALTAPTIASILPRADRRVVLLSLLGLAIVSNLVVAVAPTLAVVLAARVLLGVAIAGFWSFALSVGVHVTGRAALVSTTVALGTSTATIIGVPVSSVLGDVIGWRAVFLVISALTLVAGGVLWRLLPPVPAQPGAGIAMMRVVLGNRRLVVGVVVIFAAAFANFTAYPYIRVAIEAIDASVVSVLLLAWGLGGLLGNLAGGALSRWLRWAATAGPVIMACALVLLGTTEQTAVLAIAVVLWGVGFNMVPVTTQLWVSAIEPRRVESAVALQVTAFQVAIMSGAVVGGLLVDHQGPSAAMLLGAGVGSAAAIGFASIAVRPRAA; this is encoded by the coding sequence ATGTCGAGCTGCACCCCCGAGACCGCCACGATCGACGAGCACGGCACCTCAGTCCCGACCCCCTCGGGCCCCGGCCGGCATCCCGTCGTCACCGCGCTGGCGCTCTCGGCGGGCACCGCAGCGCTCGTCGGAGCCGAGTTCATCCCGGCCGGAGTCCTGCCCGGCATGGCCGAGGATCTCGCGGTCTCCGAAGGCCGAGCCGGCCTCACCGTCGCCGCCACCGCGCTGGCAGGAGCGCTGACCGCACCGACGATCGCCTCCATCCTGCCGCGCGCGGATCGTCGCGTCGTGCTGCTGTCCCTGCTCGGCCTCGCGATCGTCTCGAACCTGGTGGTCGCCGTCGCTCCCACTCTCGCGGTCGTCCTCGCCGCCCGGGTACTGCTGGGAGTGGCCATCGCGGGCTTCTGGTCCTTCGCGCTGTCGGTCGGGGTCCACGTCACGGGGCGTGCCGCCCTGGTCTCCACCACGGTCGCCCTGGGCACCAGTACGGCGACCATCATCGGAGTGCCGGTCTCCTCGGTGCTCGGGGACGTCATTGGGTGGCGGGCCGTGTTCCTGGTCATCTCGGCGCTGACGCTGGTGGCGGGAGGGGTCCTGTGGCGCCTGCTGCCCCCGGTCCCCGCCCAGCCCGGGGCCGGGATCGCCATGATGCGGGTGGTCCTGGGGAATCGTCGCCTGGTCGTCGGTGTGGTGGTGATCTTCGCGGCCGCCTTCGCGAACTTCACCGCCTATCCGTACATCCGCGTCGCGATCGAGGCGATCGACGCCTCTGTGGTCTCGGTCCTGCTCCTGGCTTGGGGCCTGGGCGGCCTCCTCGGGAACCTGGCCGGCGGCGCGCTGTCGCGGTGGCTGCGCTGGGCTGCGACGGCCGGGCCGGTGATCATGGCGTGCGCACTCGTCCTTCTGGGCACCACCGAGCAGACGGCCGTCCTCGCCATCGCGGTCGTGCTGTGGGGGGTCGGCTTCAACATGGTCCCCGTGACGACGCAGCTGTGGGTCTCCGCGATCGAACCACGTCGTGTCGAATCAGCGGTGGCGCTCCAGGTGACCGCGTTCCAGGTGGCGATCATGAGCGGTGCCGTCGTCGGCGGCCTGCTGGTGGACCATCAGGGCCCGTCAGCGGCGATGCTGCTCGGGGCGGGCGTCGGAAGTGCGGCCGCGATCGGTTTCGCGTCGATCGCGGTGCGGCCACGGGCCGCGTGA
- a CDS encoding HPr family phosphocarrier protein has product MPERTVKIASTSGLHARPAAIFSQAASEQMVEVTIEKAGAAPVRASSILKLLTLNADHGDVVTLRSEGEGADEALDALTALLEKNLDEDL; this is encoded by the coding sequence ATGCCAGAACGTACCGTGAAGATCGCCAGCACCAGCGGGCTCCATGCCCGCCCTGCGGCGATCTTCTCCCAGGCGGCCAGTGAGCAGATGGTCGAGGTCACCATCGAGAAGGCCGGGGCCGCCCCGGTCAGGGCGTCCAGCATCCTCAAGCTGCTGACGTTGAACGCGGACCACGGCGACGTGGTGACGCTGCGGTCGGAGGGCGAGGGTGCCGACGAAGCACTCGATGCTCTCACCGCCCTGTTGGAGAAGAACCTCGACGAGGATCTCTGA
- a CDS encoding TetR/AcrR family transcriptional regulator: protein MPSTAGRAPDPRPARTKAAIFAAARDLSARDGEVTVNALAQRAGVSRAAFYSHFSGLDDLMSAMLATMFDRQQERSVELAAEGRSIQEMVRVSAATMVAYVAHHQAFLRGALDWKFSHRTYLILVATLADLHAMALDRLGDQVPLSPPIPQMARYFAGGSLDLLIQWLIETEQDAREGRELDREPLLAAVLRMLPSWYTGLEPQDPIPEDLVLEWLVTDPDDSAGAA from the coding sequence ATGCCCAGTACAGCAGGCCGTGCGCCGGATCCCAGGCCGGCGCGGACGAAGGCGGCGATCTTCGCCGCGGCACGGGACCTCAGCGCCCGCGACGGGGAGGTCACGGTCAATGCGCTCGCACAGCGGGCCGGGGTCAGCCGAGCCGCGTTCTACAGCCACTTCTCGGGTCTGGACGATCTGATGAGCGCGATGCTCGCGACGATGTTCGACCGCCAGCAGGAACGCAGCGTCGAACTGGCGGCGGAGGGCCGCAGCATCCAGGAGATGGTGCGGGTCTCGGCGGCGACGATGGTCGCCTACGTCGCCCACCACCAGGCCTTCCTGCGGGGTGCGCTGGACTGGAAGTTCTCCCATCGCACGTACCTCATCCTGGTCGCCACCCTGGCCGATCTCCACGCCATGGCGTTGGACCGACTCGGTGACCAGGTGCCGCTGTCCCCACCGATCCCGCAGATGGCTCGCTATTTCGCGGGCGGCTCGCTGGATCTGCTCATCCAGTGGCTGATCGAGACGGAGCAGGACGCGCGCGAGGGCCGGGAGCTCGACCGGGAGCCGTTGCTCGCCGCGGTGCTGCGCATGCTGCCGAGCTGGTACACGGGCCTGGAGCCGCAGGACCCGATCCCCGAGGATCTGGTCCTGGAGTGGCTGGTCACCGACCCCGACGACAGCGCCGGCGCCGCCTGA
- a CDS encoding M20/M25/M40 family metallo-hydrolase, producing the protein MPIADPTTDELALLQDEAVEFTRDLIRIDTTNFGGNDPATWGPGEAEAADHVIAKLREVGLEPEVHESAPGRPNVFVRMPGEDRERGGLILHGHLDVVPARAEDWSADPFGAEIRDGLIYGRGAVDMKDMVGMLLALARHLARTGQTPPRDLLFAFFADEENRGIWGSEWIVQHRPQLFDGMSEAISEVGGYSITLPEKDSGDDVRAYLLQTAEKGLVWGRLRATGRAGHGSVPNHENAIVRLSRAIAAIDEHVFPTEFIADVRALFDGVTEITGIGWDEDDVTAFLPLLGGARQFVSGTLSDSTNLTMLSAGYKGNVIPQTAEATFDARFLPGHQEELLTLLDELTGEHVEVIIDDIGNSVDSPREGALVDVMTRSIQAEDPGSRVLPYCLSGGTDNKPLSRELGIIGYGFAPLQLPADLDFAPLFHGVDERVPVDAVRFGARVLLRLARDC; encoded by the coding sequence ATGCCGATCGCCGATCCGACCACCGACGAGCTCGCCCTGCTGCAGGACGAGGCGGTGGAGTTCACCCGTGACCTGATCCGGATCGACACCACCAACTTCGGCGGGAACGACCCCGCCACCTGGGGCCCGGGCGAGGCGGAAGCGGCGGACCACGTGATCGCGAAGCTGCGCGAGGTGGGCCTGGAGCCCGAGGTGCACGAGTCCGCGCCGGGGCGGCCCAATGTCTTCGTCCGGATGCCCGGCGAGGACCGGGAGCGCGGCGGCCTGATCCTGCACGGCCACCTGGACGTGGTGCCGGCCCGCGCCGAGGACTGGTCGGCCGATCCCTTCGGTGCCGAGATCCGCGACGGGCTGATCTACGGCCGCGGCGCCGTGGACATGAAGGACATGGTCGGGATGCTCCTGGCTCTGGCCCGGCACCTCGCCCGCACCGGGCAGACGCCGCCGCGAGACCTGCTGTTCGCGTTCTTCGCGGATGAGGAGAACCGCGGCATCTGGGGCTCGGAGTGGATCGTCCAGCACCGTCCGCAGCTGTTCGACGGCATGTCCGAGGCGATCAGCGAGGTCGGCGGGTACTCGATCACCCTCCCCGAGAAGGACTCCGGCGACGACGTGCGCGCCTACCTGCTGCAGACGGCGGAGAAGGGCCTGGTGTGGGGACGGCTGCGGGCGACGGGCCGCGCCGGGCACGGCTCGGTCCCCAACCACGAGAACGCCATCGTGCGCCTGTCCCGCGCGATCGCCGCGATCGACGAGCACGTCTTCCCCACCGAGTTCATCGCCGACGTCCGCGCGCTGTTCGACGGGGTCACCGAGATCACGGGCATCGGCTGGGACGAGGACGACGTCACCGCGTTCCTGCCGCTGCTGGGCGGGGCCCGTCAGTTCGTCTCCGGAACGCTCAGCGACTCGACGAACCTGACCATGCTCAGCGCCGGCTACAAGGGCAATGTCATCCCGCAGACCGCCGAGGCGACCTTCGACGCCCGCTTCCTGCCCGGGCATCAGGAGGAGCTGCTGACGCTGCTGGACGAGCTGACCGGTGAGCACGTCGAGGTGATCATCGACGACATCGGCAACTCGGTGGACTCACCGCGCGAGGGCGCCCTGGTGGACGTGATGACCCGGTCGATCCAGGCGGAGGACCCCGGGTCCCGGGTGCTGCCCTACTGCCTCAGCGGGGGGACCGACAACAAGCCGCTCTCGCGCGAGCTGGGCATCATCGGGTACGGCTTCGCGCCGCTGCAGCTGCCCGCCGACCTGGACTTCGCCCCTCTGTTCCACGGGGTCGACGAGCGGGTGCCGGTCGATGCGGTGCGGTTCGGGGCGCGCGTGCTGCTGCGCCTGGCCCGCGACTGCTGA
- the dps gene encoding DNA starvation/stationary phase protection protein Dps produces the protein MADLSYTVPGLGTDDSVRLVETLQDRLHAMNDLQLTLKHAHWNVTGPRFIAVHEMIDPQVADVRGYADDLAERIAQLGASPVGTPGRLVSERSWNDYTLGKADTQEHLRALDAVYDGIIASNRKSITLAGELDPMTEDLLIEQTRGMEKFQWFMRAHLEGSEG, from the coding sequence ATGGCTGACCTCTCGTACACGGTTCCCGGACTCGGCACGGACGACTCCGTGCGCCTGGTCGAGACGCTCCAGGACCGGCTGCACGCGATGAACGACCTGCAGCTCACGCTCAAGCACGCGCACTGGAACGTCACCGGCCCCCGCTTCATCGCGGTCCACGAGATGATCGATCCCCAGGTCGCGGACGTCCGCGGCTACGCCGACGACCTCGCCGAGCGCATCGCCCAGCTGGGCGCCTCCCCCGTCGGCACCCCCGGTCGCCTGGTCTCCGAGCGCAGCTGGAACGACTACACGCTCGGCAAGGCCGACACCCAGGAGCACCTGCGCGCCCTCGATGCGGTCTACGACGGGATCATCGCCTCGAACCGCAAGTCCATCACCCTGGCCGGCGAGCTCGACCCGATGACGGAGGACCTCCTGATCGAGCAGACCCGCGGCATGGAGAAGTTCCAGTGGTTCATGCGGGCCCACCTGGAGGGATCTGAGGGCTGA
- a CDS encoding SufE family protein: MSENAALPESFAEIADDFHALGGKDRLQLLLEFSNGLPPLPDRYAEHPELLEPVPECQSPIFLATEVDGTGREATAHLFFSAPPEAPTTRGFASILAEALDGRSVGDVLDTPDAVTGQLGLAEVVSPLRLNGMSGMLARIKRQLHEKAGL; encoded by the coding sequence ATGAGCGAGAACGCCGCTCTGCCGGAGTCGTTCGCCGAGATCGCCGACGACTTCCACGCCCTCGGCGGGAAGGACCGCCTGCAGCTGCTGCTGGAGTTCTCGAACGGGCTGCCGCCGCTGCCGGATCGCTATGCGGAGCACCCCGAGCTGCTCGAACCGGTCCCGGAATGCCAGTCGCCGATCTTCCTGGCCACCGAGGTGGACGGCACCGGTCGGGAGGCGACGGCGCACCTGTTCTTCTCCGCCCCGCCGGAGGCGCCGACGACCCGCGGCTTCGCCTCGATCCTCGCCGAGGCGCTCGACGGCCGCTCCGTGGGCGATGTGCTGGACACCCCCGACGCGGTGACCGGACAGCTGGGCCTCGCGGAGGTGGTCAGCCCTCTGCGGCTGAACGGCATGTCCGGGATGCTCGCCCGCATCAAGCGCCAGCTGCACGAGAAGGCCGGGCTCTGA
- a CDS encoding sulfurtransferase — translation MTVASDPTPALQEYAHPEKLVTTQWLADHLGTDDLVVVESDEDVLLYETGHIPGAVKVDWHLDLNDPVTRDYVDGEGFAKLMDASGITRETTVVVYGDKSNWWAAYALWVFELFGHPDVRLLDGGRAAWEAEGREMTTSVAAAPAATSGYPVIAREDAPIRAYREDVLDFLGGQLVDVRSPQEFSGERTHMPDYPQEGTVRGGHIPSARSVPWARAAAEDGRFRSRADLEAIYLGELGFDASAPVIAYCRIGERSAHTWFALRYLLGFDDVRNYDGSWTEWGNAVRLPIAVGPEPGEVPTR, via the coding sequence ATGACCGTTGCTTCTGACCCGACTCCTGCCCTCCAGGAGTACGCCCACCCCGAGAAGCTCGTGACCACCCAGTGGCTGGCCGACCACCTCGGCACCGACGACCTGGTCGTCGTCGAGTCCGACGAGGACGTGCTGCTGTACGAGACCGGGCACATCCCCGGTGCGGTGAAGGTCGACTGGCACCTGGACCTCAACGACCCGGTCACCCGCGACTACGTCGACGGCGAGGGCTTCGCGAAGCTCATGGACGCCTCCGGCATCACCCGGGAGACCACCGTGGTGGTCTACGGCGACAAGTCCAACTGGTGGGCGGCCTACGCCCTGTGGGTCTTCGAGCTGTTCGGCCATCCCGACGTGCGTCTGCTGGACGGCGGCCGCGCCGCCTGGGAGGCCGAGGGCCGCGAGATGACGACCTCGGTCGCCGCCGCGCCCGCGGCCACCTCGGGCTACCCCGTCATCGCCCGTGAGGACGCCCCGATCCGCGCCTACCGCGAGGACGTGCTGGACTTCCTGGGCGGCCAGCTGGTCGACGTGCGCTCCCCGCAGGAGTTCTCCGGCGAGCGCACCCACATGCCCGACTACCCGCAGGAGGGCACCGTGCGCGGCGGCCACATCCCCTCGGCCCGTTCGGTGCCGTGGGCCCGCGCCGCCGCCGAGGACGGACGCTTCAGGTCCCGGGCGGATCTCGAGGCCATCTACCTCGGCGAGCTGGGCTTCGACGCCTCCGCGCCGGTGATCGCGTACTGCCGCATCGGCGAGCGCTCCGCCCACACCTGGTTCGCGCTGCGCTACCTGCTCGGCTTCGACGACGTGCGCAACTACGACGGCTCCTGGACCGAGTGGGGCAATGCCGTGCGCCTGCCCATCGCCGTCGGCCCCGAGCCGGGCGAGGTCCCCACCCGATGA